One genomic window of Cannabis sativa cultivar Pink pepper isolate KNU-18-1 chromosome 2, ASM2916894v1, whole genome shotgun sequence includes the following:
- the LOC133035117 gene encoding serine--tRNA ligase: MLDINLFREEKGNNPEIIRESQRRRFANVEIVDEVIKLDKEWRQRQFELESLRKDFNKINKLVAQLRIKGEDATEMIKNTDDNKKSIAEKEVEVREALTQLNSKLETIGNLVHDSVPISNDEANNAVIRTWGERRTEPKLKNHVELVELLGIADTKKGSEIAGARGYYLKGDGVRLNQALINFGLDFLEKRGYTALQTPFFMRKDVMAKCAQLAQFDEELYKVTGEGDDKYLIATAEQPLCSYHIDDWIHPSQLPIRYAGYSSCFRKEAGSHGRDTLGIFRVHQFEKVEQFCLTTPNANDSWDMIEEMIKNSEDFYKMLNLPYQVVAIVSGALNDAAAKKYDLEAWFPSSQAYRELVSCSNCTDYQSRKLEIRYGQKKSNEQTKQYVHLLNSTLTATERTLCCILENYQKEDGVEVPEALQAFMGGKTFLPFKSKPAGETKGKKSKA, translated from the exons ATGTTGGACATCAATCTTTTCAGAGAAGAAAAGGGGAACAACCCTGAAATAATTCGTGAATCTCAACGTCGTCGTTTCGCCAATGTTGAGATAGTCGATGAGGTTATCAAGCTCGACAAAGAATGGCGTCAAC GTCAATTCGAGCTTGAGAGTCTTCGCAAGGATTTCAATAAGATCAACAAGCTAGTTGCTCAGCTCAGAATT AAAGGTGAGGATGCAACTGAGATGATCAAGAATACTGATGATAATAAGAAGTCCATTGCAGAGAAAGAAGTTGAAGTTCGAGAAGCTTTAACTCAGTTGAATTCAAAGTTGGAAACTATTGGAAACCTTGTTCATGATTCAGTTCCCATTAGTAATGATGAG GCAAACAACGCTGTGATTAGAACATGGGGTGAGAGACGGACAGAACCCAAATTGAAGAATCATGTTGAGCTTGTTGAGCTTCTTGGGATTGCGGACACAAAGAAAG GTTCTGAAATAGCTGGAGCAAGAGGTTATTATCTGAAAGGTGACGGTGTGCGTCTGAATCAAGCCCTGATTAACTTTGGTCTTGACTTTTTGGAGAAAAGGGGATACACAGCATTGCAGACTCCTTTTTTTATGAGAAAAGATGTCATGGCAAAATGTGCTCAATTAGCTCAGTTTGATGAAGAACTCTACAAG GTGACTGGTGAGGGAGACGACAAATATCTGATTGCTACAGCAGAACAGCCACTTTGTTCGTATCATATAGATGATTGGATCCATCCTTCACAGCTACCCATAAG ATATGCTGGATATTCATCTTGCTTCCGTAAAGAAGCTGGCTCACATGGTCGAGATACTTTGGGAATATTCCGAGTCCATCAATTTGAGAAAGTGGAGCAATTTTGTCTCACAACCCCAAATGCCAATGACTCTTGGGATATGATAGAGGAAATGATTAAGAACTCTGAGGACTTCTACAAGATG CTAAATCTTCCCTATCAAGTTGTGGCCATTGTTTCCGGTGCGCTAAATGATGCTGCAGCAAAGAAGTATGACTTGGAAGCATGGTTTCCTTCATCTCAGGCATACAGAGAGCTTGTATCCTGTTCTAACTGTACAGACTATCAGtctagaaaattagaaattcGATATGGACAAAAAAAG AGCAATGAGCAGACAAAGCAATATGTTCATTTGTTGAACTCTACTCTCACAGCAACAGAGAGGACTTTGTGCTGTATTCTTGAGAACTACCAGAAGGAAGATGGTGTTGAGGTACCGGAAGCATTGCAAGCATTTATGGGCGGGAAGACCTTCCTACCCTTCAAGAGCAAACCAGCCGGTGAAACCAAAGGGAAGAAATCGAAGGCCTAG